From Salinibacterium sp. ZJ450, one genomic window encodes:
- a CDS encoding glutamate decarboxylase — protein MFAREGEATDFPLNTLPPGESLPETAYQIVHDEAMLDGNSRLNLATFVGTWMDPHADRLYSETADKNMVDKDEYPQTAAIETRCWKMIANLWNAPDAENAIGTSTIGSSEACMLGGLALKRRWQSARRAAGLSTEKPNLILSSAVQVCWEKFCNYWDVEARYVPITDDHKCLDGFELDKYVDENTIGVVAIMGVTYTGVYEPVAEIAKKLDRIQADTGLDVPIHVDGASGGMIAPFLQPELEWDFRVERVASISTSAHKYGLVYPGLGWVVWRTVADLPADLVFDVTYLGGHMPSFALNFSRPGAQVLLQYYLFLRLGWDGYYKVQKASQDVAVYLAGEIAKMPAFDLWNDGTDIPVFAWQLTHGYTDKWNLYHLSERLRLKGWLLPAYPMPDNLTDVVVQRIVVRNGLSRNLAESLVLDIRDAVAYLDALESPMPTEGQVSTFTH, from the coding sequence ATGTTCGCGCGGGAGGGTGAGGCAACCGACTTTCCGCTGAACACGCTGCCACCAGGCGAGTCGCTGCCCGAGACCGCCTACCAGATCGTTCACGACGAAGCGATGCTGGACGGCAATTCACGACTCAACCTTGCGACGTTCGTGGGCACCTGGATGGATCCTCACGCCGACCGCCTGTACTCGGAGACGGCGGACAAGAACATGGTCGACAAGGACGAGTACCCCCAGACCGCCGCGATCGAGACGCGGTGCTGGAAGATGATCGCAAATCTCTGGAACGCGCCTGACGCGGAGAACGCGATCGGGACGTCAACGATCGGCTCATCAGAGGCGTGCATGCTGGGCGGGCTCGCCCTCAAACGCCGATGGCAGAGCGCACGGCGCGCGGCTGGGCTCTCCACCGAGAAGCCCAACCTCATCCTGTCCAGTGCTGTCCAGGTGTGCTGGGAGAAGTTCTGCAACTACTGGGATGTGGAGGCTCGGTACGTACCCATTACCGATGACCACAAGTGTCTCGACGGGTTCGAGCTCGACAAGTACGTCGATGAGAACACGATCGGCGTCGTGGCGATCATGGGGGTGACCTACACCGGGGTCTACGAGCCGGTGGCCGAGATCGCGAAGAAGCTGGACCGCATCCAGGCCGACACAGGCCTCGACGTCCCGATCCACGTCGATGGCGCTTCCGGGGGCATGATCGCGCCGTTCCTGCAGCCTGAGTTGGAGTGGGACTTTCGAGTAGAGCGCGTCGCCTCGATAAGCACCTCCGCCCACAAGTACGGCCTGGTCTATCCCGGTCTCGGGTGGGTTGTCTGGCGCACGGTCGCGGACCTTCCTGCGGACCTGGTGTTCGACGTGACCTATCTCGGTGGACACATGCCGAGCTTCGCGCTGAACTTCTCGCGCCCGGGGGCCCAGGTTCTGCTGCAGTACTACCTCTTCCTCCGACTCGGGTGGGACGGCTACTACAAGGTGCAAAAGGCCTCGCAGGACGTCGCGGTCTACCTCGCTGGCGAGATCGCCAAGATGCCCGCCTTCGACCTGTGGAACGACGGGACCGACATCCCCGTCTTCGCGTGGCAGCTCACCCACGGCTACACCGACAAGTGGAATTTGTATCACCTGTCCGAACGCCTGCGCCTGAAGGGCTGGCTGCTCCCCGCCTACCCGATGCCCGATAACCTCACCGACGTGGTCGTGCAGCGCATCGTCGTCCGCAACGGGCTCAGCCGCAACCTTGCCGAGAGCCTCGTACTCGACATCCGTGACGCAGTCGCCTACCTCGATGCGCTCGAGTCGCCGATGCCGACGGAAGGACAGGTGTCGACCTTCACGCACTAG
- a CDS encoding YrhK family protein, whose product MAPDRSIRLRREAWGFAIGSLCFAVGAVPFYAQAVGPVTTNVTFFVGAIFFTLAALIQLALSGRLPPRGGTDRADGWDWWAAAVQFAGTLFFNLSTSEALITAVISQTRVASGWRPDVFGSICFLVASAFAVIATTDRDGPWAPRKQTWWSTWLNMLGSVFFGISAVGAFVIPSTGDLASLFWANAGTFLGALCFLAAALLSRSAMPARPAPQPHL is encoded by the coding sequence ATGGCGCCCGATCGCAGCATCCGTCTCCGACGTGAAGCGTGGGGATTCGCCATCGGATCCCTCTGTTTTGCCGTGGGCGCTGTTCCGTTCTACGCCCAGGCGGTCGGGCCCGTGACCACCAACGTGACCTTTTTCGTCGGGGCCATCTTCTTCACGCTGGCGGCGTTGATCCAACTCGCGCTGAGCGGGCGACTCCCTCCGCGGGGAGGAACTGATCGAGCGGACGGTTGGGACTGGTGGGCAGCCGCCGTCCAGTTCGCAGGGACGCTCTTCTTCAACCTCAGCACCAGCGAAGCGCTCATCACGGCCGTGATCAGTCAGACGCGGGTGGCCAGCGGCTGGCGTCCCGACGTGTTCGGCTCGATCTGCTTCTTAGTCGCAAGCGCCTTCGCCGTGATCGCCACCACCGATCGCGATGGCCCCTGGGCTCCCCGGAAACAAACCTGGTGGAGCACCTGGCTGAACATGCTCGGATCGGTCTTCTTCGGCATCTCCGCGGTCGGCGCCTTCGTCATCCCCTCGACAGGCGATCTCGCCAGCCTCTTCTGGGCAAATGCCGGCACCTTTCTCGGCGCCCTGTGCTTCCTCGCCGCGGCCCTACTCAGCCGATCCGCCATGCCCGCCCGTCCAGCACCACAGCCCCACCTCTGA